The Myxococcota bacterium genome includes the window GTCGTCGAGGGTGATCTCGGGAGCCGCCTCGGCCGCGGGCTCGGCCGCGGGAGTCGCGCCACCCAGCGCCGTCGGGCTCCCGCCCTTCGCCGCCATCACCTCACCGAGACGCACGAGCGCGCGGGGGTGGTTCGGTGCCACCGACAGCACGCGCTGATAGATGGCCTCGGCTTCGTCGAACAAGCCCTGCTGGACGTAGAAGTCGGCCTCTTCGAGGTCTTCGAGCACCTGCTGGGTCGTCGAGGTGCTGAGACTGTTGCCGTCGAAACTGTCCTGGACGGCAGCCTCGGCCATCGACAGCGACATCCCCTGGGCATCCTCGAATGGGCCGTCTTCCTGGCCGCCGCCGTCGGGAATCTCGACATCGAGGTCCGCCAGCGCTTCGTCGTCCGGGAGCGACACCGGGTCGTCCTCGCCGGCGAGATCCTCGTCGTCGATCGACAGATCGATCTCGATCGAAGCCGGGTCTTCGAAGCCGTCGTCGCCGGGCGCGCCAGCATCCGGCGTGAGCGGCGCCGACGGATCGGCCGCGGGCGGTGCCGGGTCGAGGGACGCGGCCGCGCTCTCGTCGAGGGCCGCGATTCGTCCGCGCAAGACGCGCACGGCGTCGGCATCTTCGTCTTCATCGGCGCGCTTCGCGGCGCGCAGCCAGACCTCGACGGCCCGGTCGTTCTGACCCGACTCGGCGAAGGCCTCGCCGAGCTTCTCGAGTGCCGAGCGATGGTCGGGGTCGGTCGCGATGACCTGCTCGAGGTGATCGATCGCCTTGTCACTCTTGCCGTAGCGGAGATAGACGCTCGCCTCGGCCAGCAGCTGTTCGACGTCGAACTCGGGTGCTGCCGAAGCCGCCGGGGCGCTCGCCGCCGCGGGCTTGACGATCTGCGGCTGCACGACCGGCTCGTCGAGGACGATCTCGTCGTCGAGATCGATCTCCACTTCCGCCGGCGCAGCTTCGGGCTCGGGCGTCGGTTCGGGAGCGGGCTCGTCGAGCACGATCTCGGGTCCCGCGTCGTCGAGGTCGGGACCGGACGTCGCCGGCGCGTCGTCTTCGAGGAGCGGCTCATCGAGGAGCGGATCGTCGAGGTCCGACGCGAGATCGTCCATCAGGGCGGGCTGCTGCTGCGATCCCGCGTCGTTGCCGATGCTGTCTTCGTTGCCGAAGTCGAGGGACGGCTCGAGGCCCTGGTCCTCGGGGAACTCCTGATCGAAGAGTGCGTCTTCGCCGTCCAGGAACTCGTCGTCGCCGAGGGCATCGCCGCCGTCGGCCGAGAGTTCCTGTGCCGGGACGAAGCGCTGCAGGATGCTGCGCGCCTGGTCCTCGTCCCCCCGCTGGCGATAGAGATCCGCGAGCTTCCGGTAGACCTCGCCGCGCTCGTTCGGTCGTTCGAGGCGATCGTAGAGCCCGGCGAGGACCTCGTAGCGCTCGACGGTGCCCGCATCGAGCTGCAGCGCACGCTCGGCGAGCGGGACCGCTTCGGCGAGCTTGCCGCGTTCACTCAGGTTGCGCGCGAGCGAACCCATCGCGGCGACGTTGCTCTCGTCGAGCTCGAGGATCCGTCGGTAGACGTTGCCGACGCTCTCGACGTCGCCCTGGCGTTCGAGCTCTTCGGCAGCGAGGGAGTACTCGCTCACCGCGTCCTCGTTGCGGCCTTCCTGACGCAACAGGTCGGCGACCTTGATGCGACTCATCGTGTTCGCCGGGTCGACGTTTGCCATCCGGCGGAGCAGCTCGAGCGCTTCCTCGCGCTCGCCGCTCTTGTAGTAACCGTCGGCAGCGGTCTGGAGCGCGGCGATCGCTTCCGCCGTCAGCCCCATCCGCTCGTACAGCTCGGCCAGCGGCGTGTACGCGGCCAGTCGCTCGGCATCGAGCGAGAGGATCTGCTTGAAGACGGCGACCGCGCGGGCGTCGAAGCCCTCGGTCATGTACTGCTCGGCGACGCGGGTGTAGGTATCGACCGCTTCGTCGACCTGCCCCCAACGCCGATGCGCGTCGCCGATCTCCAGACGCAGCTTGGCGTCCTTCGGATCGAGCTTCAGGAGCTTCTGGTACTCGGCCAGCGCCTTCTCTTTGGCGCCTTTCTGAGCCAGCTTCCGCGCGCTCTCGAGGATCTTCCGCTTGTTCGCCGCCAATGCCCCGCCCAGCTTCCACCGACTCGCAAGCGATCGGGGAATGGCACCGCAAGGATCCGGTGCTCATTTACCTATCGGTTGCCCAGACGCCCTCTTGAGGCAGGCATCGGCGGCCCCCACGGGGATCCACTGGGTCGGTGGGGGGCAGGCGCGGTCCTAGCGGGCGGCCTCCAGGTGGCCGAGCAAGGCTTCGAGCCCCAGGCGATAGCTCTGGGCGCCGAAGCCCGCGACCAGGCCGACGGCCACCCCCGAGACGTAGGAGTGGTGCCGGAACGACTCCCGAGCGAACACGTTCGAGAGATGGACCTCGACCACGGGCAGACCCGTGCCGGCCAGGGCATCGCGCAAGCTGACACTCGTGTGGGTCAGTCCGGCCGGGTTGATCAGCAGACCGTCGAAGGCACCGATCGCGGCCTGGATCCGGTCGACCAGCTCGCCTTCGTGGTTGCTCTGGAAGCTCTCGACGGTCGCGCCGCGTTCCTTCGCGAGGCGTGCGAGGCCCTCGTCGATGCTGACGAGGGTGTCGCGGCCGTAGATCTCCGGCTCCCGCGTTCCGAGCAGGTTGAGATTCGGTCCGTGCAGGACCAGGATCCTCGGCGACGCGCTCACGTGACCCCCACCGCGAGTTCGGTTGATCGGATCCCCGCTGGCAACGGCGCCCTTGTCCGGGCGCTAGAGCTCCTGGCGAATCGCCAGCAGGTGTCGGCGGAGGAGATAGCGCGCCTTGCCCAGGTTGCCATCCGGCGTCACCACCAGTGCGAGGAAGGTCTCCTCATCGACCGGGCGGAACACCAGGCTCATCTGGGACAGGCACACGACGGTTTCCTCGACCGCCCCGCCCTCGAGCGAATCCGAGGCCTTGCGAATCTCATCGAGGATGCGGCCGAACTCGACGCCGGCGGTGCCGAAGTCGTCCTGGAGCGCGCCATCCGGCACGGGCCCGAGCACGACCTCTTCGATCGGAATGCCGTCGGCACCCATCAGCACGGCGCCGATGCCGCCTCCGCACTCCTGAACGATTTCAGTGAGGATCGATCGAAAGCTCATTGCATTCTCCGGGCGTTGTCGAGCCAGCGCTCGAGCGTGGCGAGCGTCCCGACAGGGGCTTCGCGAAGCAGAGGCGCGGCGACGGGCTCCGCGGTGGGCACGTCTTCGAGGTTCGCACGGATCCGTGCGGCCCCCTCGCTGTCGCCCTGCCGCTCGAGGAGGGCGGCCATCGTCTCCGTCGCAAAGGTCGGGTTGTCGGCCAGCGGATCGCCGGCCACCTCGGCGATCGGCGGATCGTCTCCCGCCCAGCCGGCATCCGCTTGGATCGCAGCCTCTTCGGCCACGCGATCCGGCGTGATCATCTCTTCGATCTCGGGGGTGGCGGCCGCGAAGGCGCGCTCGAACTCATGCTCGGACACGCCCTCGGCTTCGACTTCGACTTCGGGCTCCTCCGACTCTTCCGTGACGGGAGTCTCGGGGAGCAGCTCGGCCGCCTGAGGCGCTTCGGCGTACGGGCCGAGGGCGCCCTCTGCCCAGGCCTCGAGTCGCTCGCGAACAGTCGGGTCCTTGCCCGCGTCGAGCTGGATCAACAGCCACACCATCCGGCCTTCGGCCGAGTCCGGCGACGCCACGAGACCGCGCTCGGCGGCCTCGCGCGCCTCTTCGAGGCGCCCGGCCCGGCGCAGCATCTCCGCGAGCGCGGGGAACGCGGGGTTGCCCGGATCGTGATCGCAGATGCGTTCGAGATCGGCAATCGGGTCTTCGAAAGCCACGATTCCCCCTAGCGTCCCGCGCGCGTCCGCACGGCCTTCTTCCCGCGCCCCCGAACCGTCCGCGGAAGCCCCGCGGCGATCTCCGAAGGCGTGAGCGGAACGGTCTTCGCCGACCCGATGCCTTCGAGGACCACGTACTGGATGCGCGAGTCCTGTTTCTTCTTATCGACCCCCAGGGCGTCGAGATAAGCCTTTCTGTCGAAGGCCGGCGGCTCGGTCGGCAGGCCCAGACGCGAGAGCAGGGCTTCGATCCGCTCACGGGTGCCGGCCGGGGAGAGATCGAGCGCCTCGGAGCGTTCGGCGGCGT containing:
- a CDS encoding tetratricopeptide repeat protein, giving the protein MAANKRKILESARKLAQKGAKEKALAEYQKLLKLDPKDAKLRLEIGDAHRRWGQVDEAVDTYTRVAEQYMTEGFDARAVAVFKQILSLDAERLAAYTPLAELYERMGLTAEAIAALQTAADGYYKSGEREEALELLRRMANVDPANTMSRIKVADLLRQEGRNEDAVSEYSLAAEELERQGDVESVGNVYRRILELDESNVAAMGSLARNLSERGKLAEAVPLAERALQLDAGTVERYEVLAGLYDRLERPNERGEVYRKLADLYRQRGDEDQARSILQRFVPAQELSADGGDALGDDEFLDGEDALFDQEFPEDQGLEPSLDFGNEDSIGNDAGSQQQPALMDDLASDLDDPLLDEPLLEDDAPATSGPDLDDAGPEIVLDEPAPEPTPEPEAAPAEVEIDLDDEIVLDEPVVQPQIVKPAAASAPAASAAPEFDVEQLLAEASVYLRYGKSDKAIDHLEQVIATDPDHRSALEKLGEAFAESGQNDRAVEVWLRAAKRADEDEDADAVRVLRGRIAALDESAAASLDPAPPAADPSAPLTPDAGAPGDDGFEDPASIEIDLSIDDEDLAGEDDPVSLPDDEALADLDVEIPDGGGQEDGPFEDAQGMSLSMAEAAVQDSFDGNSLSTSTTQQVLEDLEEADFYVQQGLFDEAEAIYQRVLSVAPNHPRALVRLGEVMAAKGGSPTALGGATPAAEPAAEAAPEITLDDAVGADDAGSSGEVTRSAIPRDEDALQVADEESLADSADLSDLDAAADDAALADEVALDDEVGLVDDVAVETGDDATGEITADPSDTQEIQAPKTALADAAAEATPASVVEENASEDVAERAAASEAPEEESAEEPAGATIEDVAEEVAAVAAEVEPDPAPPVEAGDFDLAAALSDAFDDEDDATSAGSIGGSDDDGFAAVFSAFKKGVSETLTDGDHQAHYDLAIAYKEMGLYDDAIHELRAAMADPGRTAECLHLIGLCAIDGDQAPLAVEHLEQLLTLDGLHPEQALAGRLDLGRSLQMLGELDGARAAWQAVAEERPGFQDVESLLAGLDDPDSAPDADAGEDFESFDDVMDAVLEEDDGTAVAEGETFDDLVAEANEVEAEAVVIEDEASDDEAAPDAAESVRDVPDAPASPATKARRKKKKISFV
- the aroQ gene encoding type II 3-dehydroquinate dehydratase; this translates as MSASPRILVLHGPNLNLLGTREPEIYGRDTLVSIDEGLARLAKERGATVESFQSNHEGELVDRIQAAIGAFDGLLINPAGLTHTSVSLRDALAGTGLPVVEVHLSNVFARESFRHHSYVSGVAVGLVAGFGAQSYRLGLEALLGHLEAAR
- a CDS encoding tetratricopeptide repeat protein, which gives rise to MAFEDPIADLERICDHDPGNPAFPALAEMLRRAGRLEEAREAAERGLVASPDSAEGRMVWLLIQLDAGKDPTVRERLEAWAEGALGPYAEAPQAAELLPETPVTEESEEPEVEVEAEGVSEHEFERAFAAATPEIEEMITPDRVAEEAAIQADAGWAGDDPPIAEVAGDPLADNPTFATETMAALLERQGDSEGAARIRANLEDVPTAEPVAAPLLREAPVGTLATLERWLDNARRMQ
- a CDS encoding roadblock/LC7 domain-containing protein, which produces MSFRSILTEIVQECGGGIGAVLMGADGIPIEEVVLGPVPDGALQDDFGTAGVEFGRILDEIRKASDSLEGGAVEETVVCLSQMSLVFRPVDEETFLALVVTPDGNLGKARYLLRRHLLAIRQEL